In Rhinatrema bivittatum chromosome 1, aRhiBiv1.1, whole genome shotgun sequence, a single genomic region encodes these proteins:
- the HS3ST1 gene encoding heparan sulfate glucosamine 3-O-sulfotransferase 1, which produces MAAFLLGAMLLFVQPHIVPSKPTSISKAETTAHSADRAHSMNSLKNDFQGNAHPNGTRQQLPHAIIIGVRKGGTRALLEMLSLHPSIAVADSEVHFFDWEDQYKKGLQWYLNKMPFSYPHQLTVEKTPAYFTSPKVPERVFNMNKSIRLLLILRDPTERVLSDYTQVFYNHKQKHKIYPPVEELLLKNGEINVDYKAINRSLYYFYMQQWLHYFPLDHIHIVDGDKLISDPFPEMEKVERFLKLLPQINASNFYFNKTKGFYCLRDGGRDRCLHESKGRAHPQVNSYLLDKLYEYFHEPNKKFFELIGRTFDWH; this is translated from the coding sequence ATGGCAGCATTTCTACTGGGAGCTATGCTGCTCTTTGTTCAACCTCACATAGTGCCTTCTAAACCAACCTCCATCTCTAAAGCTGAGACCACTGCGCACTCTGCTGACAGGGCGCATTCGATGAACTCTTTGAAGAATGACTTCCAAGGAAATGCTCACCCGAATGGAACCAGGCAGCAGCTGCCACATGCAATCATTATTGGCGTAAGAAAAGGCGGAACAAGGGCTTTGTTGGAGATGCTTAGTCTCCACCCTAGCATTGCAGTAGCAGACAGCGAAGTCCATTTCTTTGACTGGGAGGATCAGTACAAAAAAGGTTTACAGTGGTATTTAAATAAAATGCCATTTTCTTACCCCCACCAGCTTACAGTGGAGAAAACTCCAGCATATTTTACATCACCCAAAGTGCCTGAGAGAGTTTTTAACATGAATAAATCTATCAGATTGCTTCTTATTCTGAGAGACCCCACAGAGAGAGTACTGTCTGATTATACTCAAGTGTTCTATAACCACAAGCAGAAACACAAAATATATCCGCCTGTTGAAGAACTCCTACTGAAGAATGGTGAAATAAATGTGGACTACAAAGCAATAAACAGAAGTTTATACTATTTTTACATGCAACAATGGTTACATTATTTTCCACTTGATCATATCCACATTGTGGACGGAGATAAATTAATCAGTGATCCCTTCCCAGAAATGGAAAAGGTAGAGAGATTTTTAAAGCTATTGCCTCAAATTAATGCATCAAACTTTTACTTTAACAAAACAAAAGGGTTTTATTGCCTGAGAGATGGTGGTAGGGATCGCTGTTTGCATGAATCTAAAGGAAGAGCTCACCCTCAAGTAAATTCGTATTTGCTTGATAAACTTTATGAATACTTTCATGAACCCAACAAGAAGTTCTTTGAGCTTATCGGCAGAACATTTGACTGGCACTGA